A region of Pyxidicoccus parkwaysis DNA encodes the following proteins:
- a CDS encoding ankyrin repeat domain-containing protein has product MSPPPPSDEIDPRALAAAREAFNLARQGNADRIREMLDAGLPVNLTNEDGNTLLMLAAYAGQAEVARLLLSRGADATRANDKGQTPLAGAAFKGDVRMAELLLDGGAPVDGAGPDGRTALMYAAMFDRLEVLELLLARGADLKRQDASGNTALVAAVMMGATRTVARLDALSE; this is encoded by the coding sequence ATGTCCCCGCCTCCTCCCTCCGATGAAATCGACCCCCGAGCGCTCGCGGCCGCCCGCGAGGCCTTCAACCTCGCTCGGCAGGGCAATGCCGACCGCATCCGCGAGATGCTCGACGCGGGGCTGCCGGTGAACCTCACCAACGAGGACGGCAACACGCTGCTGATGCTCGCCGCGTACGCGGGACAGGCCGAGGTGGCCAGGTTGCTGCTCTCACGCGGCGCGGACGCCACGCGCGCCAACGACAAGGGACAGACGCCACTGGCCGGTGCCGCCTTCAAGGGCGACGTGCGCATGGCGGAGTTGCTGCTCGACGGAGGCGCGCCGGTGGACGGCGCCGGGCCGGACGGGCGCACCGCGCTCATGTACGCGGCGATGTTCGACCGGCTGGAGGTGCTGGAGTTGCTGCTCGCGCGCGGCGCGGACCTCAAGCGCCAGGACGCCAGCGGCAACACCGCGCTCGTGGCGGCGGTGATGATGGGCGCCACGCGCACGGTGGCGCGGCTCGACGCGCTCTCGGAATAG
- a CDS encoding iron-containing alcohol dehydrogenase, with amino-acid sequence MKPFDIPTEPRVTEMAWPTRIVFGAGALQRLPAQAQRLKMKRPLLVTDAGVVKAGLASRVLEVLKGAGLDCAVFDRVEPNPTERDVFAGLEAYRKGGCDGIVALGGGSALDAGKLVQLMTTHEPPLSRYDDAKGGDQYVRDDLPPLIAIPTTAGTGSEVGRSGVVTLEDTGRKTVIFSPHLLPKAAICDPELTLGLPPGVTAATGMDAFTHCLEAYLANGFHPLADAVAIDGIHRVGRSLVTAVKEGSNLAARTDMMVAAMEGAMAFQKGLGACHALAHALTPISGVHHGLSNAIVLPVVMEFNRAVCTARLARVAQAMGDTSNAREEVLAGNAIDRVRRLNAAIGIPARLRDAGVQEKDLPRIADKAFQDASHLSNPRKVTEADLLAMAREAF; translated from the coding sequence ATGAAGCCGTTCGACATCCCCACCGAGCCCCGTGTCACGGAGATGGCATGGCCCACCCGCATCGTCTTCGGCGCGGGCGCGCTGCAGCGGCTCCCCGCCCAGGCCCAGCGACTGAAGATGAAGCGCCCGCTGCTGGTGACGGATGCGGGCGTGGTGAAGGCGGGGCTCGCCTCGCGCGTGCTGGAGGTGCTGAAGGGCGCGGGATTGGACTGCGCCGTCTTCGACCGCGTGGAGCCCAACCCCACCGAGCGCGACGTCTTCGCCGGCCTGGAGGCGTACCGCAAGGGTGGCTGTGACGGCATCGTCGCCCTCGGCGGCGGCAGCGCGCTGGACGCGGGCAAGCTGGTGCAGCTCATGACCACGCACGAGCCGCCGCTCAGCCGCTACGACGACGCGAAGGGCGGCGACCAGTACGTGCGCGATGATTTGCCGCCGCTCATCGCCATTCCCACCACCGCGGGCACGGGCTCCGAGGTCGGGCGCTCGGGCGTGGTGACGCTGGAGGACACGGGCCGCAAGACGGTCATCTTCAGTCCGCACCTGCTGCCGAAGGCGGCCATCTGCGACCCGGAGCTGACGCTGGGACTGCCTCCCGGCGTCACCGCGGCCACGGGCATGGATGCCTTCACGCACTGCCTGGAGGCGTACCTGGCCAATGGCTTCCACCCGCTGGCGGACGCGGTGGCCATCGACGGAATCCACCGCGTGGGACGCTCGCTGGTGACGGCGGTGAAGGAGGGCAGCAACCTGGCCGCGCGCACGGACATGATGGTTGCGGCGATGGAGGGCGCGATGGCCTTCCAGAAGGGACTGGGCGCTTGCCACGCGCTGGCGCATGCGCTCACGCCCATCTCCGGCGTGCACCATGGCTTGTCGAACGCCATCGTCCTGCCCGTGGTGATGGAGTTCAACCGCGCGGTGTGCACGGCGCGGCTGGCCCGGGTGGCGCAGGCGATGGGGGACACGTCCAATGCGCGCGAGGAGGTGCTGGCGGGCAATGCCATCGACCGCGTGCGGCGGCTCAACGCGGCCATCGGCATTCCCGCGCGGCTGCGCGACGCGGGCGTACAGGAGAAGGACCTGCCGCGCATCGCCGACAAGGCCTTCCAGGACGCCTCGCACCTGAGCAACCCGCGCAAGGTGACCGAGGCCGACCTGCTGGCCATGGCTCGCGAGGCCTTCTAA
- a CDS encoding glutamine synthetase family protein — MPTRSKAKVLTHPAMARRARAKEREPSRGSVSREDNGSDSLRRWLEDHGAKKVKVAAADIDGIWRGKYISVEKFLSAAKSGLGFCDVVFGWDMGDELLDNTQVTGWHTGYPDAHAKVDTTTGRIIPWEPDTAAFILDFVNEDGSPYEASPRQLLQKIGAQARELGYLPRFGAEYEFFIFKEQPQSLKEKGYQSLTPLTPGMFGYSWLRTSQNAPLVHALIDGCNGFGLNLEGFHTETGPGVFEAAIRYDDLELSADKAALFKTVVKEICARHGLTACFMAKVNAKLPGCSGHVHQSLWDLKGEKNLFHEEGAPHGMSRLMRHYIGGQLELMPELTALYWPTINSYKRSVENTWAPTTATWGLENRTTAIRVIGENAKAMRIEYRQLAADMNAYIGMAVSLAAGLWGIRNKVEPPAACNANAYAEGDARPLPRNLRDAVALLKNSERARELLGEGFVDHYVRTREWEVRQYERAVTTWELERYLELI; from the coding sequence ATGCCGACGCGTTCCAAGGCGAAGGTCCTCACGCATCCAGCCATGGCCCGCAGGGCCCGCGCCAAGGAACGCGAGCCCTCACGCGGCAGCGTCTCCCGCGAAGACAACGGCTCGGACTCGCTGCGCCGCTGGCTCGAGGACCACGGCGCGAAGAAGGTGAAGGTGGCCGCGGCCGACATCGACGGCATCTGGCGCGGCAAGTACATCTCCGTGGAGAAGTTCCTCAGCGCCGCCAAGAGCGGGCTGGGCTTCTGCGATGTCGTCTTCGGTTGGGACATGGGCGACGAGCTGCTCGACAACACGCAGGTGACGGGCTGGCACACCGGCTACCCGGATGCGCACGCGAAGGTGGACACCACCACCGGGCGCATCATTCCCTGGGAGCCTGACACCGCGGCCTTCATCCTGGACTTCGTCAACGAGGACGGCTCGCCCTACGAGGCCAGCCCCCGGCAACTGCTCCAGAAGATTGGCGCGCAGGCGCGCGAGCTGGGCTACCTGCCGCGCTTCGGCGCCGAGTACGAGTTCTTCATCTTCAAGGAGCAGCCGCAGAGCCTGAAGGAGAAGGGCTACCAGTCGCTGACGCCGCTGACGCCGGGCATGTTCGGCTACTCGTGGCTGCGCACCTCGCAGAACGCGCCGCTGGTGCACGCGCTCATCGACGGGTGCAACGGCTTCGGGCTCAACCTGGAGGGCTTCCACACGGAGACGGGCCCCGGCGTCTTCGAAGCCGCCATCCGCTACGACGACCTCGAGCTGTCCGCGGACAAGGCCGCGCTCTTCAAGACGGTGGTGAAGGAAATCTGCGCGCGCCACGGCCTCACCGCGTGCTTCATGGCGAAGGTGAACGCGAAGCTGCCGGGGTGCTCGGGGCACGTGCACCAGTCGCTGTGGGACCTGAAGGGCGAGAAGAACCTCTTCCACGAGGAGGGCGCGCCGCACGGCATGAGCCGGCTGATGCGGCACTACATCGGCGGGCAGCTGGAGCTGATGCCTGAGTTGACGGCGCTCTACTGGCCCACCATCAACAGCTACAAGCGCAGCGTGGAGAACACGTGGGCGCCCACCACCGCGACGTGGGGCCTGGAGAACCGCACCACCGCCATCCGTGTCATCGGTGAGAACGCGAAGGCGATGCGGATTGAGTACCGCCAGCTCGCCGCGGACATGAACGCGTACATCGGTATGGCGGTGAGCCTGGCCGCGGGCCTGTGGGGCATCCGCAACAAGGTGGAGCCGCCCGCGGCCTGCAACGCCAACGCGTACGCGGAAGGCGACGCGCGGCCGCTGCCCCGCAACCTGAGGGATGCGGTGGCGCTGCTGAAGAACAGCGAGCGTGCGCGGGAGCTGCTGGGCGAGGGCTTCGTGGACCACTACGTGCGCACGCGCGAGTGGGAGGTGCGCCAGTACGAGCGCGCCGTCACCACCTGGGAGCTGGAGCGGTACCTGGAGCTCATCTGA